One Bremerella alba genomic window, GCGAGATTGATTTCATCATTCAAAAGGGAACGGACGTTGACATCGATAGTTATAGCGGCTTTTTCGATAACGATCACCGCAAGTCGACAGGCCTAGAAGCACTGCTGCACGAACAAGGAGTGCAAGAGGTTCAGTTGGTAGGCTTGGCCACGGATTACTGCGTGAAGTTCACCGCGCTCGATGCTATTTCACAAGGATTCAAGACTTCCGTTGTCCTTGACGGCATACGCGGAGTGGAGCTAACACCGGGGGACTGCGAGAGGGCAATCCAGGATATGCGACTGGCTGGAGTGGAGATTATTCAATAGTGGTGGGAATATTGGAAGTGGTTAAAATTATCCGGAAAAACCCCTAACGCCCCCTGAATTATTGTTTCACGGAACGGCCACTCGTTTTCTCGAATCGATTATTGAAAAGGGCGACGACATCACGTCTACCTTTCTATCAATCATAAAACCATGATCGCGGTTGGTCGTCGTCATGGGAAACCGGTCGTGTTGGA contains:
- the pncA gene encoding bifunctional nicotinamidase/pyrazinamidase; this translates as MKALLLIDIQNDFLPDGALAVAEGDQVVPVANRLMSEFALVVATQDWHPSDHRSFASQHPRRHIREVINLSGFEQVLWPDHCMQGSHGAKLAPGLNLGEIDFIIQKGTDVDIDSYSGFFDNDHRKSTGLEALLHEQGVQEVQLVGLATDYCVKFTALDAISQGFKTSVVLDGIRGVELTPGDCERAIQDMRLAGVEIIQ